The Roseiconus lacunae genome has a segment encoding these proteins:
- a CDS encoding DUF1501 domain-containing protein — MRCEGNPFSRRGFLTAGALGGLGLSLPELLMREAMAEQKSYDFVEAKAKSVIHVYLPGGLAHQESFDPKPYSPLEYRGEMRTIKTNTGEVFAETVPQLAKRADKFSIIRSMTHGEAAHERGTHNMFTGYKPSPALQYPCFGSVVSHEYGPRNNLPPYICIPNVPNEFAGTGYLPSSYGGFALGADPARDGFKVRDLDLAGGVDAERFVRRKQALQMVNSNFVSATAADNVGAMNTFYERAYSLLDTPAAKEAFDIEKEDAKLRDRYGRNQAGQRLLMARRLVEAGTRLVTLTYGGWDMHQNITQGFRSQMPSLDQGLAVLLDDLSDRGLLDETLVMVSSEFGRTPKINTDAGRDHWPKVFSVMLAGGGIKGGMIHGASDSTAAEPELDAVSPADLATTMYRLMGIVADKELMAPGDRPIEIVDGGKLISPLMV; from the coding sequence ATGCGTTGTGAAGGAAATCCATTTAGTCGGCGCGGTTTTTTGACAGCCGGAGCTTTGGGAGGGCTGGGGTTGTCCTTGCCCGAACTGCTGATGCGGGAAGCGATGGCAGAGCAAAAGTCCTATGACTTTGTTGAAGCCAAAGCGAAGAGCGTCATTCACGTCTATTTGCCTGGTGGTTTGGCCCACCAAGAGTCGTTCGATCCCAAGCCGTACAGTCCGCTGGAGTATCGAGGCGAGATGCGGACGATTAAAACAAACACGGGCGAGGTTTTCGCAGAAACGGTTCCACAATTGGCCAAGCGAGCCGACAAGTTCAGCATCATTCGCTCGATGACGCACGGCGAGGCGGCACATGAGCGCGGGACTCACAACATGTTCACCGGGTACAAACCCAGCCCGGCGCTTCAGTACCCGTGTTTTGGCTCTGTGGTCAGTCACGAGTATGGCCCGCGAAACAATTTGCCTCCATACATTTGCATCCCGAACGTGCCGAACGAATTCGCCGGCACCGGATACCTGCCGAGCAGTTATGGCGGATTCGCACTCGGGGCCGATCCCGCCCGTGACGGTTTTAAGGTCCGCGACTTGGATCTGGCCGGCGGCGTCGATGCGGAGCGATTCGTTCGTCGCAAGCAGGCCCTACAGATGGTGAACAGCAACTTCGTTTCCGCGACTGCGGCGGACAATGTCGGTGCGATGAACACCTTCTATGAGCGAGCGTACAGCCTGCTCGACACGCCAGCGGCCAAAGAAGCCTTTGACATCGAAAAGGAAGACGCCAAATTGCGTGATCGTTACGGTCGCAATCAAGCCGGTCAGCGTCTGTTGATGGCCCGCCGACTGGTCGAAGCCGGAACACGTTTGGTGACGCTGACCTACGGCGGTTGGGACATGCACCAGAACATCACCCAAGGTTTCCGCAGTCAAATGCCTTCCCTTGATCAGGGTTTGGCAGTGCTGTTGGACGATTTGAGTGACCGCGGACTGCTGGATGAAACGCTCGTCATGGTCAGCAGTGAATTCGGTCGTACGCCGAAGATCAACACCGATGCCGGACGCGATCACTGGCCGAAGGTGTTTAGCGTGATGCTGGCCGGAGGTGGAATTAAGGGCGGCATGATTCATGGTGCTTCGGATTCGACCGCGGCTGAGCCAGAATTGGATGCCGTATCGCCGGCGGACCTTGCCACCACGATGTACCGATTGATGGGAATCGTCGCCGACAAAGAGTTGATGGCTCCCGGTGATCGGCCGATCGAGATTGTCGACGGTGGCAAGCTGATCTCGCCACTGATGGTGTAA
- a CDS encoding arylsulfatase, with translation MNHSVLLRGSGTVAALLVASLLWTGKSTAEDRPNILLIMCDDMGWSDIGCYGGEIETPNLDQLARGGMRFRAFYNNAKCEHTRASLLTGRWWHHVGASASVHYKEPTFGERMREAGYRTLMTGKWHAGQTPFQRGFDRHYGLTDGCCNFWNPGHARPGEAEPAKKKVRRWADDDQEFEPFTPNSNDFYTTDAFTDKAIEYLKQYRNETNPFLLYVAFTAPHYPMHASEEDVAKYRGKYASVGWDKLREQRFARQQSLGILPDGATLSPRDPRLPAWEDIPETDRDWWDLRMATYAAMIDRMDRNIGKLLGTLDDLGKGENTIVFFLSDNGACEDSADRSTVKGSMPWEVTSYLTQGRHWANASNTPFRKYKTTDYEGGTRTPMIAYWKGKIAPNSKTDHVGHLIDFLPTMLDLANAEITGELPGHSIVPVLKGKKIDRPWPIYWQFGKAKAIRDEAFKLVQYGKTDWELYNLQDDPCELDNLADRMPQKALQLEQQWKQWWNDKPQP, from the coding sequence ATGAATCACTCAGTTCTCCTGCGCGGTTCCGGTACCGTCGCCGCGTTGCTAGTCGCTAGCTTACTTTGGACCGGCAAGTCTACAGCCGAGGATCGCCCCAACATTTTGCTGATCATGTGCGATGATATGGGATGGAGCGATATCGGATGTTACGGGGGCGAAATCGAAACGCCGAATCTCGATCAACTCGCCCGAGGCGGCATGCGATTTCGTGCGTTTTACAACAACGCGAAATGCGAACACACTCGTGCGTCTCTGTTGACGGGGCGTTGGTGGCACCACGTCGGTGCCTCCGCGTCGGTCCACTACAAGGAACCGACGTTTGGCGAACGGATGCGTGAAGCGGGCTACAGAACACTGATGACTGGTAAATGGCACGCCGGCCAAACACCCTTCCAACGCGGATTCGACCGCCACTACGGGCTGACGGATGGGTGCTGCAATTTCTGGAACCCGGGTCACGCGCGCCCGGGTGAAGCAGAACCGGCAAAGAAGAAGGTCCGGCGCTGGGCAGACGATGACCAGGAATTCGAACCCTTCACGCCTAACTCGAATGACTTCTACACAACGGACGCTTTTACCGACAAAGCGATCGAGTACCTAAAGCAGTACCGCAACGAAACGAATCCGTTCCTGTTGTATGTTGCCTTCACGGCGCCACACTACCCCATGCATGCGTCCGAAGAAGATGTCGCAAAGTACCGCGGAAAATACGCCTCCGTTGGCTGGGACAAACTTCGAGAGCAACGTTTCGCCCGGCAGCAGTCACTCGGCATCTTGCCCGACGGTGCCACGCTTTCGCCACGTGACCCACGACTGCCCGCTTGGGAAGACATCCCCGAAACCGATCGTGATTGGTGGGACCTCAGGATGGCGACCTACGCGGCGATGATCGATCGCATGGATCGCAATATCGGCAAACTTCTCGGCACCCTCGATGACCTCGGAAAAGGTGAAAACACTATCGTTTTCTTCTTATCCGACAACGGGGCGTGTGAGGACTCTGCTGACCGATCAACCGTCAAAGGTTCGATGCCATGGGAAGTGACAAGCTATCTGACCCAAGGCCGTCACTGGGCGAACGCTTCGAATACACCATTCCGCAAGTACAAAACGACTGACTATGAGGGCGGAACACGGACTCCGATGATCGCTTACTGGAAAGGCAAGATCGCCCCCAATTCGAAAACCGATCATGTGGGGCACTTAATCGACTTTTTGCCAACGATGCTAGACCTAGCAAACGCAGAGATCACCGGGGAACTGCCGGGACATTCGATCGTTCCTGTCCTGAAAGGCAAAAAGATCGATCGCCCTTGGCCGATCTACTGGCAGTTCGGAAAAGCAAAAGCGATCCGTGATGAAGCATTCAAGCTTGTTCAATACGGCAAAACCGACTGGGAGCTTTACAACCTTCAGGATGACCCTTGCGAACTCGACAATCTTGCCGATCGGATGCCCCAAAAAGCACTCCAACTTGAGCAACAGTGGAAACAGTGGTGGAACGACAAACCACAACCGTAG
- the cimA gene encoding citramalate synthase, which produces MTSKSIQIYDTTLRDGSQGEGVSFSLNDKLQIALRLAESGVDFIEGGYPLSNEKDVAFFEGIRKHDLGNTKVCAFGMTRRRSMKAEDDPGMQALVAAQTPVITVVGKTWDYHATEVLRVTLEENVDMIGESVAFLKKSADVIYDAEHFFDGYRANPKYAIETLRAAAAGGATTMALCDTNGGSLPEQIAEITQAAMEGLNDYPDVIFGIHCHNDSELAVANSLAAVDVGATQVQGTINGIGERCGNADLLSVMANLSLKKKGYSVLGGRGLQTLTELSRFVYETANLQWRTNQPFVGQSAFAHKGGMHVHAINKAASTYEHINPELVGNERRILVSELSGRSNIAAIATRHSIENDREIQDKILSEVVRLENQGFQFENAGGSFDLLIKRTVGTFAPHFSPIKYRVVAGETSADEKDVYAEAILKIRVGDQDCFAAAEGHGPVNALDSALRQVLLPFYPVLREMHLVDYKVRIFNNGSGTAAGTRVNIESADHDESWGTIGVSDNIIEASFQALIDSVEYKLHKDNITPAT; this is translated from the coding sequence ATGACTTCTAAATCGATTCAAATTTACGACACGACACTTCGCGACGGCTCGCAAGGCGAAGGCGTTAGTTTTTCGCTTAACGACAAGCTGCAGATTGCCCTGCGATTGGCCGAATCCGGTGTCGACTTTATCGAAGGCGGCTATCCGCTCAGTAACGAAAAGGATGTCGCTTTCTTTGAAGGGATTCGAAAGCACGACCTCGGCAATACAAAAGTTTGCGCGTTCGGGATGACCCGTCGGCGTTCGATGAAGGCCGAAGACGACCCAGGGATGCAAGCCCTGGTCGCGGCCCAGACGCCGGTGATCACGGTGGTCGGAAAAACCTGGGACTACCATGCCACCGAGGTCTTGCGAGTCACTTTGGAAGAGAACGTCGACATGATCGGCGAAAGCGTCGCGTTCTTGAAGAAGTCGGCGGACGTAATTTACGACGCCGAGCATTTTTTCGATGGCTACCGGGCCAATCCAAAGTACGCGATCGAAACCTTGCGAGCTGCCGCAGCCGGCGGAGCGACGACGATGGCATTGTGTGATACCAACGGTGGATCGTTGCCGGAGCAGATTGCCGAAATCACGCAAGCGGCGATGGAAGGCCTCAATGACTACCCTGACGTTATCTTTGGGATTCATTGCCATAACGATAGTGAACTGGCCGTCGCCAATTCGCTTGCCGCTGTCGATGTCGGTGCGACGCAAGTCCAAGGCACGATCAACGGTATCGGAGAGCGTTGCGGAAATGCGGATCTGCTGTCTGTGATGGCCAACCTTTCGCTCAAAAAGAAAGGCTATTCGGTTCTCGGGGGACGAGGGCTTCAAACACTGACAGAGCTCAGCCGCTTTGTCTATGAAACAGCAAATTTGCAGTGGCGGACGAACCAGCCTTTTGTCGGCCAAAGTGCGTTCGCCCACAAGGGCGGCATGCACGTCCACGCGATCAACAAAGCCGCGTCAACCTATGAGCACATCAATCCAGAGTTGGTTGGCAATGAGCGTCGGATCTTGGTGAGTGAACTGAGCGGACGTAGTAATATTGCCGCAATCGCGACGCGGCATAGCATCGAAAATGATCGTGAGATCCAAGACAAGATTTTGTCGGAAGTCGTCAGGCTGGAAAACCAAGGGTTTCAGTTCGAGAACGCCGGAGGGTCGTTCGATCTGCTGATCAAGCGCACCGTTGGAACGTTTGCACCGCATTTCAGCCCGATCAAATACCGAGTGGTCGCCGGTGAAACGTCGGCCGATGAAAAGGATGTTTATGCCGAAGCGATCTTGAAGATCCGAGTCGGTGACCAGGATTGCTTTGCCGCCGCGGAGGGGCACGGCCCAGTCAATGCGCTTGATTCGGCACTGCGACAGGTGTTACTGCCGTTCTATCCGGTGCTGCGAGAAATGCATCTGGTCGATTACAAGGTCCGGATTTTTAATAACGGCAGCGGGACCGCGGCCGGAACTCGGGTCAATATCGAGAGTGCTGACCACGACGAAAGCTGGGGCACCATCGGTGTTAGCGACAACATCATCGAAGCCAGTTTCCAGGCGTTGATCGATTCAGTCGAATACAAATTGCACAAAGACAACATCACTCCTGCGACATGA
- a CDS encoding pre-peptidase C-terminal domain-containing protein yields MSFTTGDSIVSKQAMLNTNARRALHSTMMAVLAVFTTSSAMATIPVVTQLEPRGVVRGEETVIQFKGSRLSDASEVLCDLPGIEILEVKAVNNSQVDVKVKAAADLTPGLYPLRLITKSGIANLRLLGVGAMPIVKEAEPNNEFDAPQKIELNSTVDGVVTREDIDHYQVDLKKGQTLNVEVEGIRIAYSLRNRDILDPYIAILDSGRFEVASSDDSALLQQDGLCSFTAPEDGTYTILVRDSSFQGSNLGGYRLHVGTFPRPVTVIPAGGQPSTELNAKLVMSDGSERTATIPLPSETYEQWGVVTQDETGVTPSPNWIRVNDLPVVMEQEPNDDRAKAPVAQVPGAYCGIISQPGDFDCFAFEAKKGTRYRVEVFSRNVLRSPLDAVLNVFAPNNSTLSSSDDSRGKTDPFIEFDAKEDGLHKVRVYDHLRGGGPTYNYRIEVTTPAPGVGLTLKELRRDEAEVVSVPIGGRGAMMVTVSRDRYSGEVNFNLDGLPEGVTATTFPVPAGRPEAPIVLTAAADAKHNASLFTIYGKGDEKNPLVGGKLSQTHKLVLGQNRRWMWGYDTERAAMAVTDPVPFEIEVVQPKTPIVRNGSKELLVRIKRDEGFEETVSLRTLYNPPGIGINNSRSIPKGKNEVSIPITANSGAGVGEWPIIFRAYYNTKNGQAVEVTPPINLVVESQLFKYEFPKSAGELGADVAYVLPVEKLRDFEGEAEVQLVGLPAGVTCEAPTQKIADDTEAVTFQLKITDKAKVGRHKTINTQSRVHVDGETIIQTEGTGELRIDKPLPPKVDAPKKPEAKPAEKKPAAPKPLSRLEQLRQEKKQ; encoded by the coding sequence TTGTCTTTCACGACCGGTGACTCAATCGTTAGCAAACAAGCGATGTTGAATACAAACGCACGCCGCGCGCTTCATTCCACCATGATGGCTGTTCTGGCAGTCTTCACGACTTCGTCCGCGATGGCGACGATTCCTGTCGTCACTCAGCTTGAACCGAGGGGCGTGGTCCGCGGTGAAGAAACGGTGATTCAGTTCAAGGGGTCTCGCCTTAGTGACGCCTCCGAAGTGTTGTGCGACTTGCCAGGGATTGAGATCTTAGAAGTCAAAGCGGTCAACAATTCTCAGGTCGATGTCAAGGTCAAGGCGGCCGCGGATTTGACGCCTGGGCTGTACCCGTTGCGATTGATCACCAAAAGCGGAATCGCGAATCTTCGTTTGCTTGGCGTCGGGGCGATGCCGATCGTTAAAGAAGCCGAGCCAAATAACGAGTTTGATGCGCCACAGAAAATTGAACTCAACAGCACGGTCGATGGAGTCGTCACCCGCGAGGACATCGATCACTATCAAGTCGATTTGAAAAAAGGCCAAACGCTGAACGTCGAAGTCGAGGGGATTCGGATTGCTTATTCGCTCCGCAATCGCGACATCTTAGACCCTTACATTGCGATCCTAGATTCCGGGCGTTTTGAGGTCGCATCGAGTGACGACAGCGCGCTGCTGCAGCAAGATGGTTTGTGCAGTTTCACCGCCCCCGAGGACGGTACGTATACCATCTTGGTTCGCGATAGCTCGTTCCAGGGCAGCAACCTCGGCGGATATCGCTTGCACGTGGGGACGTTCCCTCGTCCCGTCACGGTCATCCCAGCCGGCGGCCAGCCATCGACCGAACTGAACGCGAAGTTGGTCATGTCAGATGGTTCCGAGCGAACCGCAACCATCCCGTTGCCGAGTGAAACGTACGAACAGTGGGGAGTGGTCACGCAAGACGAAACCGGCGTCACGCCTTCGCCGAACTGGATTCGTGTCAACGACCTGCCCGTCGTGATGGAACAGGAACCAAATGATGACCGGGCCAAAGCGCCCGTCGCTCAGGTTCCCGGCGCCTATTGTGGGATTATTTCCCAGCCAGGCGATTTCGATTGCTTCGCGTTTGAAGCAAAGAAGGGAACGCGGTATCGCGTCGAAGTGTTCTCTCGCAACGTTTTGCGTTCGCCCCTCGATGCCGTCTTGAACGTATTCGCGCCTAACAATTCGACGCTTTCTTCGAGCGATGACAGCCGTGGAAAGACCGACCCGTTTATCGAATTTGATGCCAAGGAAGACGGGCTTCACAAGGTCCGTGTCTACGACCACCTTCGTGGTGGTGGCCCGACCTATAACTATCGAATCGAAGTCACCACGCCGGCACCCGGTGTTGGTTTGACTTTGAAAGAGTTGCGTCGTGATGAGGCCGAAGTCGTCAGCGTTCCGATCGGTGGTCGCGGGGCGATGATGGTGACTGTCAGCCGAGATCGATACAGCGGGGAAGTGAATTTTAATCTTGATGGTCTGCCCGAAGGCGTGACTGCAACCACGTTTCCGGTGCCCGCCGGACGTCCGGAGGCGCCGATCGTTTTGACGGCCGCTGCGGACGCCAAGCACAACGCTTCGCTGTTCACGATTTACGGCAAAGGCGACGAGAAGAACCCGTTGGTTGGTGGGAAGCTGAGTCAAACACACAAATTGGTTTTGGGCCAAAACCGCCGTTGGATGTGGGGGTATGACACCGAACGTGCGGCCATGGCTGTTACCGATCCGGTGCCCTTTGAAATCGAAGTCGTGCAGCCGAAGACGCCCATCGTTCGCAACGGAAGCAAGGAACTTTTGGTGCGGATCAAACGTGACGAAGGATTTGAGGAAACCGTTTCGCTGCGAACGCTTTACAACCCGCCGGGGATCGGGATCAACAATAGCCGTTCGATTCCCAAGGGAAAAAACGAAGTTAGCATTCCGATCACCGCTAACAGTGGTGCCGGCGTTGGCGAATGGCCAATCATTTTCCGCGCGTACTACAACACCAAGAACGGACAGGCGGTCGAAGTCACACCGCCGATCAACTTGGTCGTCGAAAGCCAACTGTTCAAGTATGAGTTTCCGAAATCTGCTGGTGAACTAGGGGCCGATGTCGCTTACGTATTGCCAGTCGAAAAACTACGCGATTTCGAAGGTGAAGCGGAGGTCCAGTTGGTCGGTCTACCGGCCGGAGTGACCTGCGAAGCACCCACACAGAAAATCGCTGACGATACCGAAGCGGTGACGTTTCAACTGAAGATCACCGACAAGGCGAAGGTCGGACGGCATAAAACAATCAATACGCAGAGCCGTGTTCACGTTGATGGTGAAACGATCATTCAAACGGAGGGCACCGGCGAATTGCGAATCGACAAGCCATTGCCGCCCAAGGTTGACGCACCCAAAAAGCCGGAAGCCAAGCCGGCCGAGAAGAAACCCGCCGCGCCAAAGCCACTCAGTCGGCTGGAGCAACTCCGGCAAGAAAAGAAGCAGTAG
- a CDS encoding valine--tRNA ligase: MNENSIPIRFEHSTAADEIAQRWDLAGCSHAKVNPDKKPYTIVIPPPNVTGALHLGHGLNNTLQDILIRTKRMQGFETLWMPGTDHAGIATQAVVERRLKEQENLSRHDIGREGLVKRIWDWKDQYEKRIIGQLKRMGCSCDWERLRFTLDPTCAAAVRATFFDLFNKQLIYRGKRLVNWDTFLQTAVSNDEVENVTKKGHFYHFRYPVIDPQPGEPEFVEIATTRPETMLGDTAVAVHPDPAAALDELENELREKLAVSSAKEKPDVEAQMEAIEKRRASMLPKLEVLRDMAADGRMLRLPLADRAIPLVADQWAKPGLGSGCVKITPAHDPNDYEVGQRQSLPMINIMNPDGTINDVVPAYQGLTIPQARKKVVADLEEAGLLGDIEDREIEMPLSDRSKTPIEPYLADQWFVKMDDLAQSAMDAVSDERVKIFPTRYRKGYLDWLGEKRDWPVSRQLWWGHRIPIWTASFENREQAEAIVTKTRALASDDKLSASLQADADGKSYSVFVCLREEDSPLEPKLEALRLVRDPDVLDTWFSSALWPHSTLGWPQKTPELEYFYPTSTLTTSRDIITLWVARMVLMGLNNLGEIPFDQVYIHPTILDGHGERMSKSKGNGVDPIDVIEKFGPDALRFGLTEIATETQDVRMPVQYECPHCEKLVDQTKKNRTATTIDCPGCKKTFSTQWAESDADKKHPKAAVVSEKFENSRNFVNKFWNASRFVLMNLDGFEPQKIDVAALPVEDRWLLSRLATVTRQVTDAIETFKFAEARGVIYDFAWNEFCSFYVEIAKPRLSDEKTRGISQNVIVHGLDTLLRLLHPITPFVTESIWGYLGEIAPKRGLDPEPASELLMQAEWPQHDASHDDPSIERQFSEFQQVVVAIRQIRASQSIKPQETVPVAITCSESSQQLLEPMTAYFGALAGADVIAIGPETNAFETDAPLAIPGIGIEVHVDLEKFIDVEAELSRLEKLLGQIIKQVAGKESKLANENFVSRAPADVVEKERSSLSDLIARQASVEADIQKLREKASSD; this comes from the coding sequence ATGAACGAAAACTCCATTCCGATTCGGTTCGAACACTCGACCGCGGCCGACGAAATCGCGCAGCGTTGGGATCTCGCGGGATGTAGCCACGCGAAAGTCAATCCCGACAAGAAGCCCTACACGATCGTGATTCCGCCGCCGAATGTGACCGGCGCGCTCCACCTCGGGCATGGCCTGAACAACACCTTGCAAGACATCCTGATTCGCACCAAGCGGATGCAGGGGTTCGAGACGCTTTGGATGCCAGGGACCGACCACGCCGGGATCGCAACCCAAGCTGTCGTCGAGCGGCGTTTAAAAGAGCAGGAGAACCTGTCACGCCACGACATCGGTCGTGAGGGACTGGTCAAACGCATTTGGGACTGGAAGGACCAATACGAAAAACGCATCATCGGCCAGCTAAAGCGGATGGGGTGTAGTTGTGATTGGGAACGTTTGCGTTTTACCTTGGACCCGACCTGTGCCGCCGCAGTCCGGGCGACGTTTTTCGACTTGTTCAACAAGCAGTTGATCTATCGCGGCAAGCGTCTGGTCAACTGGGACACGTTTCTGCAAACCGCAGTCAGTAACGACGAAGTTGAAAATGTCACCAAGAAGGGACACTTCTATCACTTCCGATATCCTGTGATCGATCCCCAACCGGGAGAGCCGGAGTTCGTCGAAATCGCGACGACACGCCCGGAAACGATGCTTGGTGACACTGCCGTCGCCGTGCACCCCGATCCGGCCGCCGCCCTTGACGAACTTGAAAACGAGCTGCGGGAAAAACTAGCCGTCAGTAGTGCCAAAGAAAAACCTGACGTCGAAGCGCAAATGGAAGCGATCGAAAAACGACGGGCCAGCATGCTGCCGAAGCTTGAGGTGCTGCGAGACATGGCAGCCGATGGTCGAATGCTAAGACTACCGTTGGCCGATCGCGCGATTCCGCTCGTTGCCGATCAGTGGGCCAAGCCGGGGCTCGGCTCTGGATGCGTAAAGATCACTCCGGCTCACGACCCCAATGACTATGAAGTCGGTCAGCGGCAAAGCTTGCCCATGATCAACATCATGAACCCGGACGGAACGATCAACGATGTCGTACCTGCTTATCAAGGTCTGACGATCCCGCAAGCGCGAAAGAAAGTCGTCGCGGACCTCGAAGAGGCCGGCTTGCTCGGAGACATCGAAGACCGTGAAATCGAGATGCCACTGTCGGATCGCAGCAAGACTCCGATCGAGCCTTATTTGGCCGACCAATGGTTCGTCAAAATGGACGACTTGGCCCAGTCGGCGATGGACGCCGTCAGCGACGAACGGGTCAAGATTTTTCCGACGCGTTATCGCAAAGGCTATCTGGATTGGCTGGGGGAAAAACGCGATTGGCCAGTCAGTCGACAGCTTTGGTGGGGACACCGGATTCCGATTTGGACGGCTTCGTTTGAAAACCGAGAACAAGCCGAAGCGATCGTCACAAAAACTCGAGCGCTGGCGAGCGACGATAAACTCTCCGCCTCGTTGCAAGCCGACGCCGATGGCAAGTCCTACAGCGTATTTGTCTGTTTGCGCGAAGAAGATTCGCCGCTGGAACCCAAATTGGAAGCCTTGCGTTTGGTTCGCGACCCGGACGTCTTGGATACTTGGTTCTCGTCTGCGTTATGGCCACACAGCACTCTCGGTTGGCCGCAAAAGACTCCGGAACTGGAGTATTTCTATCCGACGTCGACGCTCACGACGTCGCGTGACATCATCACACTGTGGGTTGCTCGCATGGTCCTGATGGGACTGAACAATCTGGGTGAAATTCCGTTCGACCAAGTCTATATCCATCCGACGATTTTGGATGGACATGGCGAACGAATGAGTAAGAGCAAGGGCAACGGTGTTGATCCGATCGATGTCATTGAGAAATTCGGTCCTGATGCGCTGCGGTTTGGTTTGACTGAGATCGCGACCGAAACGCAAGACGTTCGGATGCCGGTGCAGTACGAGTGTCCGCACTGCGAAAAGCTGGTCGATCAAACCAAGAAGAACCGTACCGCTACGACGATCGATTGTCCCGGTTGCAAAAAAACATTCTCGACGCAGTGGGCTGAATCGGATGCGGATAAAAAACACCCCAAAGCAGCCGTCGTCAGCGAGAAATTCGAAAACAGTCGAAACTTTGTGAACAAGTTTTGGAATGCTTCACGATTCGTACTGATGAACCTAGACGGGTTCGAGCCGCAGAAGATCGATGTCGCCGCATTGCCGGTTGAAGATCGTTGGTTGCTCAGTCGTTTGGCGACCGTGACTCGACAAGTAACCGACGCGATTGAAACGTTCAAATTCGCCGAAGCACGCGGTGTGATCTACGATTTTGCGTGGAACGAGTTCTGCAGCTTCTATGTTGAGATCGCGAAGCCGCGATTGTCTGACGAGAAAACGCGTGGCATCAGCCAGAACGTGATCGTTCACGGGCTTGATACGCTACTGCGATTGTTGCACCCCATCACCCCTTTCGTCACCGAATCGATTTGGGGATACCTTGGTGAAATCGCTCCAAAGCGTGGGCTCGATCCCGAGCCGGCAAGCGAGCTACTGATGCAAGCGGAATGGCCGCAGCATGATGCAAGCCATGACGACCCATCGATTGAGCGGCAGTTTTCTGAGTTTCAGCAAGTCGTCGTTGCGATTCGCCAGATTCGCGCCAGTCAATCGATCAAACCGCAAGAAACCGTCCCCGTGGCAATCACTTGCAGTGAATCGAGCCAGCAACTTCTGGAGCCGATGACCGCCTATTTCGGTGCTCTTGCCGGGGCCGATGTGATTGCGATCGGCCCAGAAACGAACGCCTTCGAAACGGACGCACCCCTGGCGATTCCGGGTATCGGAATCGAGGTTCATGTCGACTTGGAAAAGTTCATCGATGTCGAAGCGGAATTATCTCGGCTCGAAAAGTTGCTTGGCCAGATCATCAAGCAGGTGGCGGGGAAGGAATCCAAGTTGGCGAACGAAAACTTCGTCTCTCGTGCGCCCGCCGACGTCGTCGAAAAGGAACGCTCGTCACTGAGTGATTTGATCGCTCGGCAGGCATCTGTCGAAGCGGATATCCAAAAACTACGGGAGAAAGCATCATCCGACTGA